In Sporomusaceae bacterium, the genomic stretch GACGTTTTATGTCTTCAGCCAAACGATAATAGACAGGGATAAGATTGTCTCTGTTTCTCATACTTCACCTCGAAAAATCCAGATTTGCCAAAAACATCTTTTGGAAATTAGGCTGTGCCGCCAACTCGACAAATGCAACTTCGCCGGCAATGCGTTCACACCGTGCCAGTACTTCTCTGGACATCAGGGCGCGGACTGCCCCGGCCCCGGCCGCGTTCCCTACCGGTTTAATCTGTTCCCGGCAAACACCAGGTATAAGACCGATTGTCAATGCGCTGTCGATATCAATATAATTACCGAAAGCCCCCGCGAGAAGCACCGGCAACGCAGCTGCCGGACGGGCCTTATCCAACAGGATTTCTATTCCGGTACATATCGCGGCCTTAGCCAGCTGTACCTGCCGGATATCGGCCTGGGTGACGGCAATGGCCGCGCCGGTGGCGCTGTCCGCCGCCTCGACTAATACAAACTCGCTATGGCCGGCGTTAATTCTTAGCCGTTCGGCAACTTCCGGGCACAAGTCTTTTTTAGCGTCGGCGTTAAAGCGGCCGCTAGGCATGATAATCCCGGTTTTTATCAGTTCGGCAATCGCCTTTACCAACCCGGAGCCGCAAATCCCCGCCGGCTTACCGTCACCGACAGTTTTGACCCGGACACCATTATTATCAATTGATACGTCTACGATTGCGCCGGTCGCAGCCCGCATTCCGTCACGGATATGAGCTCCTTCAAACGCCGGACCGGCGGCCGTAGCGCATGCCCACAGCTTATCCCGATTACCGAGCACGATCTCGCCATTTGTCCCGAGATCCACCAACAACACCTGGTCGGGGGAAACATCCTGCTCAGTGGCAACAATAGCCGCCGTCGTATCAGAGCCGATGAAGCTGGCAATATTCGGCAGCATGATCACTTTGCCGCAAGAGTTGATATTTAGACCGATCATACTTGGGGAAAACGGCTCGATCTGTCTGAAAACCGCCTCGTAGGGTTTTACTGCCAGACTGCGCGGCGATATGCCCAAAAGCAAGTGCCCCATGGTGGTGTTGCCAGCTATTACGACGGCGTATACTTGATCTGGCGGGATACTTGCCGAATGACAAAGCACGGCAATAATCTCATTCAAACACCTTCTGACAGCCGTTGCCAAGGCTTCAAGTCCACCCGGTGCACTGCAGGACTCGATTCGCGATATGACATCGGCGCCAAAAGCAGCCTGCGGATTTGTTGCGGAATGAGTTGCGACAATTCTCTGCGCATTAATGTCGACCAACATGCCGGCAACCGTTGTTGTCCCAATATCGATCGCTACGCCGAACAGAGCCTCGATCGTGTCTCCAGGCTCCACCGCAATAACAGCGTCGTCCATTGTGACTACCGTTATCCGGCTGGCCTTTGCAGCCGCCACCTCGGCCAATTGTCTCATTATACCGGCAGCGGCGACCCGTTCCGGAGCATTGCAAGCGCGGCCAATCATTTCCTGGAGGGAATGGCGCTTCTCCAATGTCGGATACTCTGGCGCGATCACCGTCTTGCAGAGTAGCGGCCGCCCATCGTCGTCAGGCCTGACGGTCATGCTCCCCTTTGCGCTCGCCGCAGTCGGGTTTAAGGCAATTGTTATATCCCCCCGGGGATATACCTGGCAGGCTGTATATATATTGCCCGTTTCTGAGCCGAGCGGCATTCCCTTTGAATCGCCAACCTGGCCGCGGAGTAGCCGAACCTTGCATTTACCGCAGGTGCCCTTCCCGCCGCAGTTAGCTTCCAAAATAATTCCCGCATCCGTCAACGCTCTGAGCAAAGTTTGATCGCATGAACATCGGATAGTTTTTTGCCCACCGTCTATGGTAATTTCGTACATTTTTCCTAGCCCTCCCGCGGGAAAAGCGCTCTTCTTTACGCACCTATGTAAATTATTGCCGCGGTTAATATATACAACTATACTACCACAGCCATGGGTTTTTTCCTGCATAATTCTCTCAACTGAGCAGCATCGGAAGAGAAACAGAAAAAGTTTTTCATAATAGTGGCGCTTATGCCGTTACCGTCATAAGCGCCACGAATGCAAATCAGCTGGCAATGTCAGGTTTATGGGGCTGCACCAAGCAATTTTCATCAATGTCCTCTTGGTTTTTACCTGGTTTCGCCATTCGGATACGTTCGATCGTAATCCGTTGATGTAAAAGCGACACTTCTTTTATTCGGCCATTTATCGTAACTCGTTGCCCGTAAATATTCTCCAGGCAAACTTTTGTATCATTGGGCGTCACCTTCTCGACGCTCTCCATCAATAGCTCTTCCCGGCCATCTTCACAATAATATGCATTGATATTACACATTATATAGTCCTCCGTATCCGCAAAAAATCAGTTCGCTAAAGCTCATAGCGTCCAGGCCGATTGCTTATGAATGCTGGCGGAAGACTTTCTGGTAGGAATCGCAGTAAATGTCCTTGTTTAGCACCAGCCGGCCGGTGGCGATGGCGTCTACCATCATATCGTCCATGACGTCGAGGATCGCCGAGTCAAGGCCGGCAGCCATGGCCATGGTGGCAAAGGTGCGATTGATGAGCGGCCGATGGGGCGTTTTCTGGGATACGTTCGAGAGACCTATGGTCGTCCGCGGCGCCGGATTCGATAACAGCTTGATCTGACGGATGGTTTCCAGCACCTCGACGGCGTGCTCCTGGGCTACATTGACGGGAAGAGCGATCGGATCGAGGTACAGATCTTCGAAAGGCAGTCCGTAGGCGTCGGCATTGGCCACAAGTTCCATCGCGAAAGCAGCCCGGTCCTCGGCGCTTTTCGGCACGCCTTTATTAGTCATGCACAAGCCAATGATGGCCGCATTGTAATTAACGGCCAAGGGAAACAGACGGTCGATCTCCTCCTGCTCGCACTTGCAGGAATTGATCATGCCCGGCCGCTTTAACACAGGCAAGGCCGCCTCAATGGCGTCAAAGTTTGTGCAGTCGAGGCAAAGCGGCAAGTTGGTCACTTCCTGAACCGCCTCGGCCATCCATTTGAGCGTTTTCACCTGATCTTCGGCGTTGGGACCGGTATTGATGTCCAGGTAATGGGCGCCAGCCGCCTCCTGCTTCTTCGCCCACTCTTGCAGCGGCTGGGGGTCCCACTCCTGAACGGCCTTGCCAATGTCTTTGAACATCCCGTTGATGCGTTCGCCGATAAGAATCATATGTCAGCAGCCTCCTATTTCTTGCTTATCCGTTTAAACAGCCTGCGGAACCATCAGTTCGCCGATATTTTTGCGCACAAGGCTGACCGCTTCCGGGTGACGCATTACCAGGATGTGCACGCCGCCCTGCAGCAGGGCGGTTGCTGTCATGGCTTCCCAGAGAATGCCGCGCTCGCTCTGTTCGCCCCAGGCCGGGAAGTCGCCGGCGGGGGCGTTCGCTTCCTTGGCCCGCCATGCCTCGTAGCCGACGGTGGCGATGACCGGCGTCGACAGCATCTTATCGCCTTGCAGGGCGCCAAGGCGGCCCCGCTCCAGAATGGAGTAAGTATACTCGATACCGTAGCCCAGACCGCCGGCGCCGGGATCGACCACCACATGGTCAAGGCCGAGGCCCATCTCGGTAATAAGAATGTTCAGTTGTTTACAGATATTGATATCGCAGGGGGTTAGGGCGATAACGTTGTGCTTGTGAACCATGGCCGCCGCTACCACCGATTTATAATTCTCCTGCTCGGCCACGCCGATGAGAAGGTTCTCGCCGGCGGCCGCCTCGGCCACGGCCGGCAATACGACGTTATCCTTATCTTCATTGCCGCAGCCGACAACGATGAGCGGCACGCCGACGGCCGCCAGCACGCTTTTCACGATGCTGACGCATTCTTCAGGCGACTGATTTTCCAAATCGGGGTCGGCGCCGCTCAGCTTGAGGTAGATAAGCTCGGCGCCGTATAAGTCGACGCATTTCTTGGCCCAGGCCGCCGGATCGCCCAGCACGTCGGCGAACGGCTGTTTTAATACGTCGTTCCACTGCGCGGGCACGCGGCTTTGGACCTCCATGGCGATAACGGGTTTATGGGGCATCTCGCCTTCGAAATGCAGGAACGGCAAGGCCGCGTCGCCGCCGACGGTGACGACGCTCGTCCGTGTGCCCCCCTGCTCTTTGGTCGCGCCGATGGTCACGGTGTTGATTTTGCCGGTATTTCTTTCCTTGAGAATTTGCACCGCCATTTTCTATCTCCTTTCTGACTTTTCTCAGCTTTTAGATGCGGATTTTCTGCAAAATTCCGTTCACGGCTCCGACTGCCGCCGCCTCGGCCGGCAGAGTGAACAGCGGCCGGCCTTCGAGATCATAACGGGCCACTTCGCCGTCATAAGGAATCGTGCCGATCAATGTCAACCCGGTGGCAGCTATCTCCTTTTCGAGGGCTGCCAGGTCGCCGGCCTGAGTTTTGGTGATTATGAGGTAAACTTCTTTTACCGGCGTCTTCAGGCTTTCCACAAGCTCCCGCACCCGGCCGGCCGAGCGGATAGCCCGGGCTGAGGCGTCGCTGACAACGAACAGGACGTCGATATCGCTGGTGACCCGCCGGCTGATATGCTCCATGCCTGCTTCGTTGTCCATGACTACATAGGCGTAGCTGTCGGCGAGGCCGCTGAGGTGCTTGCGCAAAATGTTGTTGGGAAAACAGTAGCAGCCGGGGCCGTCCGGCCCGCCCATCACCAGCAGATCGACATCCTTGGTTTCGACCATGGACGCCTGGAGCTTGTATTCGATGAATACCTCCTGGGTCATACCGGCAGGAAGGCCCTTGGCCCCCTTGGTCTGGGCGATTATGTCGGCGATCGTCTGGCCGCGCTCGACCCCGAGGGCTTCGTTGAGATTGGCGTTGGGATCGGCGTCGACAGCCAGGATGGGCCCTTTGCCGTTTTCGATGAGGTAGCGGATAAGCAGCGACGTGAATGTCGTTTTGCCGGTACCGCCTTTGCCGGCCACCGCTATCTGCTTTGCCATTTGGATTCCTCCTGAGTTTTCATGGGATCATCGGCGACCGATGGAAAGAGGCCTAGGTCGGTATGGGGCAGGAAGAGAGCCGAGATGAATTCTTCCATGAACAGATTGCCTGCCGACAGTTCGATGTAGGTCAGCCGGCCGGCCTGTTCCTCTGCCGCCGCCAGGGCCGCGGCCGAAGTGAGGGCGGCATAGGCACCCTGGAGGGACGTGTTGCCGAGGAAGGCGTATTCGGCGGCCGGCAGATCTGGCAAAAGGCCGATATTGACGGCGTCGGCGATGTTTAGATAGCTGCCGAAGCCGCCGGCGATATAGACCCTTTCGATGGCTTCGAGGTCGAGGTCGACCATCTTCAGCAGGCTGCGGACGCCGGCGTATACAGCAGCCTTGGCGCGCAGCAGGTTCTTGATGTCGGCCTCGGCAAGAACGATGTCGATACCGGCCGCTTCCTCCGCCCAAGCCAGGACGAATTCACGCCCGGCCTGGCCGTGGCGAAGCCTGGGAGTAGGAAGGTCCTGCTGAAGCTGGCCGGCCCGGTCGATTACCCCGGCCTGCCGGAGCTTGGCCAGAGCGTCGATGAGCCCGGAGCCGCACAATCCCTGCGGCGGCTTTCCGTCGATAGTTTTATAGCTGACTTCATAGGTTTCTTTGTCGATTACGACGCCGGCAATAGCGCCCGGCACAGCCCGCATGCCATGGGTGATGCCGGCGCCTTCGAAAGCCGGGCCGGCCGAGCAGGCGCAGCTTACCAGCCAGTCGCGGTTGCCCAGCACCATCTCGCCATTTGTGCCGATGTCGAGAAAGAGGGTCAGCGGCTCCCCGGCCGCCATGCCGTTTACGGTAACGCCGGCGACGATGTCGCCGCCCACATAACTGGCCACCGCCGGCAGGCAGCAGATGACAGCCTGCGGGTGAATGTCCAGCCCGAGCTCGCCGGCCGTAACCAGGGGAAAGTGACAGGCGGCCGGCACGTAGGGCTCAAGACGGATGTTCGCCGGCGGCATGCCGAGGAAGAGATGGGTCATGGTCGTATTGCCGGCCGCCACCACCGCCCTGATATCGCTGAGAGCCACCCGGCGCCTTTCGGCCAGGGCGACCGCAAGGTCGTTGATCGTGGCGACGATGGCCCGCTGTAGGTCGGTCAGGCCCCCAACCGTCTCGTCGGTATAGATGATGCGGGTGATAACGTCGTCGCCGTAAGCGGCCTGCCGGTTATGGCTGCCTGCCTTGCCGGCGATGCGGCCGGTGGCGAGGTCGACCAGATAGGCGGCGACGGTCGTCGTACCGACATCTACCGCCAGACCCCAGAGGCCTTTGGCGGCGTCATGGGGCTCGACGGCAATGGCTGTCGCTGCGCCTCCCGAAGAGGCATAGGTTACGTCGATATTCCAGTTGCCCGCCCGCAGAGCGGCCGGAAGCGCCCGCAGTTCGGCCAAGCCGAAGCTTATGTCGAGGCCGGTGGCCCGCTTGAATTCCAGGGCCAGCCGGTCGGCGTCGCCGGTCGCGTCAAGCAGGCTGGGCGGTGTCAGGGCAAGGCTGATCTTTTTGCAGAACGGATCGAGGGAAAAGGCCTGGTAAGCCGCATAACCGTTGGCGGGAAGATCGATGAGCACTTGCTGGCCATCGAGCCTAGAGGCAGCCGGTACTTCGACCACCAGGTCGCCGGCGACAAAAGTCCTACAGGCGACCGACAGACCGTCGCGGGCCGGCGGACCCTCTGTTTCCGTCCGGCCGCTGACAACCCTGACCAGGCATTTGCCACAGGTGCCCTCGCCGCCGCAGCCGCATTTGAGACTCGCGCCCGCGAGGCGGGCGACGGTCAATAGATCGGCGCCGACGGCGACGGATACTTTTTTGTTGTCAGGCTGAAACAGCACACTGCATTTTTCCACCAGGCACGCCTCCGGTCGGGTTTAAGCGAAATTGGCTTTGGCGAAGGCCGGAATGCCGGCCGCTTCCTGCGGGCCGACAAGCACGTTCCAGCTTGACTTTTCCTTGAGTTTGCCGCTCAGAACCGCCGTATATCCCGGGATGACGCAGGTGGTGTGGTTTACTTTGTCTTTTATGCCCGAGCTTTCCAGGAAGGCGGTGATCGAGTCGGCGCTGAACTTGCCGGAGGCCCAGGAGGTGAGGACCGAAGTGCCGTCGGTGTCCACCGGCAGAATGTAGGCCGGGATCTTGCTGGCGGCCACCTCGCCTTCGACCGCGAAGTAGGTGAGGGCGAAGTTTGTGCAGATGTATACCGGCGACTGCGGCGTGACGGCGCCGATTTCGTATATCCTGGCCTCGACGGCGATGGGTTTCTGGGGATCGGTATATACGTTCTGGCGCCAGGCGAGCAGCGGCAGTATCTGGGACTTTTCGTCGGCCTTGAGGACGATGACGCCGGCGAATTTCGCGACATAGACGCTGGCCTGGATTACTTCCTCGCGCGGATCGGCCGCGCTGGTGAATGTGATGGTCGGGTAACCGAAGGGACGGAATTTCTTCTTGATGGCCAGACGGCGGATCTGGGTCTGGTCGGCCAGCACCTGGGCGGTCTCGCGGCTGCCGGTATCGATGACCAGTTCTTTGTACAGCGGGGCGATTTTCTCCACAAGGTCGGCCGTGTCGGCCAGGTTTTTCCCCCTGACCGCCAGCGGGCAGGCATTGGCTTTGGCCAGTTCGGTCATCTGCTCGTAGTTGTCGGCGGTGGCGGCGTATACCAGCGGTTTCCTGGCGGCGACCGGCGGCAGGGCGGCGGCGATGGCTTCGGGATTCTCGCTTACAAGGACGAGCGGCAGCTCAGTCAGCGAGGCGGCTTTGGCGACCGCGTCCTTGAAGGTGGCCGGGCTGCCGGACGCGTTGACGACGGCGATCAGATCGACGGCCAGTTGCTGTCCGACCCGTTCCACCTGGAGATCGTTGATTTTGGCCACCTTGGCCGCCAGAGCGTCGGCTGCCAGGGCGTCCTCGACGGTTATCGCCAGGCCGGTGGGATGGCAAAAGGTTTTGTCGTGACGGAAGATGACGGTTTCGTCGCCGAGGGCCAATGCCTTCGCGCCGGCGCCGACGGTAACCAAGCGTATGGGCGGGGCAGCAGCCGAGCCCAGGGCCTCCTTGGCTTCCTCCGACACGTAGGGGCACTGCTCTAAGGCAGCCTTGCCGGCGGCGATCGACATAGCGAAAGCCAGGCAGGTGGGTGCGCCGCACTCTTTGCAGTTCTTTTTGGGCAGTTGCTTGAAGATGTCTAAACCGGTTAAAGCCATGGTTTTTCCCCTTTCCGGATTTCCTTTATTGCGCGACGCCGCCAGGGGTAGGCGTACCCGCCCCTGGCGCCGCAAGCATTACATTATCGGATCCATCGTAAGAGCCGGATGCCCTTTTTCCTCCAGGAAGGGCAAAATTTCATCGACGGTGCAGCCGACTGTCTCGTCGGCAATCTTGTCGATAAAGTCCTCGCCCAGTCCCTGCTTGACGGCCTGTTCGGTGAAGTCGGCCCGCAGGAACTCTTTGAGCTCCTTGGGCATCCATACGATGCGGGCGATGCCGCCGTCGGCGGTGATGAACTTATTGCTGACGATGTAGCGGCGGCCGATGCCCATGAAGCCCGGCGACTGCAGACCGCCACCCACCGAACCGGCCAGCGTCGAGAACGACATGCCGCAGGGGGTGTCGCCGGCAAATTCGCGAGTAGTGACCATGACGCCGTTGGCCTCGGGGGTTATCGCCAGGATGGCCTCGAAACAGCCGCAGGAAGTCATCGGCCGGTCCATCAGGGTGTAGAGGTTGACTTCCTCCAGTGTCCGGTTGGAGGCGTTATACAGGTACTCGTTGACGTTCTGCCACATGCCTTTTTCGGCGTCAAGGCATTCGCCCTTGGCGATCGGCTGGTTAGGTCCGGTGGGAGTGATCTCGTTGGAGGCTTTGGCGTCCAGCCAACTGACGGCGCCGCACAGGCCGACCCGCTCGGGGGTGACGATGCAGACATGATTGGGAGCGAAGGACTGGCAGAGAATACAGGAGTAGAAGGTGTCGACAGCGTCGTCGGTCAGGCCTTTGAGGCGGGCGTCGCGGGCTACGTATTTCTCGCGGGCTGCTTTGATTTTCTCCTCTACCAGGGCCTGGTCGGTTAAAAGGGTGACCTGGACGCGGTCGACGATGGCCGGGTAATCGGATTTGAACTTGGCGATCAGGATCTCGCCGAGGTCGCGGATTTTGAAACCGGCGGCGGCGGCCGTTTTGGCTATCCTGATCCAGGCCAGGTCGCGCTGGGCGACATGCCACAGGCCTTCGCCGTAGTTGACGAAGTAATGGATGCGGCGCTCGAGGACGCCCTCGAAGTCTTCCTGCATCTTGCGGCCGTAGATGTCGACAATGAGGCCGAGCGGCAGACGGTCGCCCTCGTCGATGTCGGTTATTTCCGGTCCGATGACGGTTATCTTGCCGTCCTCGATTTCGTCGGGGCCGACCATCCGCACAAGCTCGAAGGCGGTGGTCTTGCCGCCGCCAAACTCCAGGTGGGCGTCGGCGCGGCGGATAGTTTCGCCTTCGAAGGCCGGACCGACGGTGATCGGCACCGGGATGTCGACGATCTTCAGTTTGATGCCGCGAAGTTCGAGGGCGAGTTTGACCATTTTGTCGTAGTCGGGCTCGGATACGAACCAGTCGGGGATTTCCTCGGCCAGCGGTTGATCGGTGACGACCGGGAAACCCATGCCGATGGCGCCCATTTCGGCGGCGATCCGGACTTCGTCGAGTTCGCCGAGAGCCAGCACAAAGGCGAAAACCCTGCGGGCCTGGTAGGCCAGAGCCTCTTCCCGCGCCCCCGGCTTGATGCCGCCGAAGGCCAGGCCGGCGCGGTAGGCGAAGTTGACGGCGTGAATGGCCTGGGTGAAGTTGCCGAGGGGAAAGGCGATGTAGTCGACCCCCAGCTTGACGTTCTCTTCGAGGAGCTGCTCGATGATGTCGTTTACCAGGAAGATCATGAGGCCCTTGGACTGGAGGTTTTTGATGAGCTTGGCCGCTTCTTTGGAGGTGCGGGCCTTGCCGATAATGACGGCGACGCCGGGGATGGTGTTGTCGACAAGCGGCACGCCGAACTTGCGGAGGATGGG encodes the following:
- the acsC gene encoding acetyl-CoA decarbonylase/synthase complex subunit gamma; translation: MALTGLDIFKQLPKKNCKECGAPTCLAFAMSIAAGKAALEQCPYVSEEAKEALGSAAAPPIRLVTVGAGAKALALGDETVIFRHDKTFCHPTGLAITVEDALAADALAAKVAKINDLQVERVGQQLAVDLIAVVNASGSPATFKDAVAKAASLTELPLVLVSENPEAIAAALPPVAARKPLVYAATADNYEQMTELAKANACPLAVRGKNLADTADLVEKIAPLYKELVIDTGSRETAQVLADQTQIRRLAIKKKFRPFGYPTITFTSAADPREEVIQASVYVAKFAGVIVLKADEKSQILPLLAWRQNVYTDPQKPIAVEARIYEIGAVTPQSPVYICTNFALTYFAVEGEVAASKIPAYILPVDTDGTSVLTSWASGKFSADSITAFLESSGIKDKVNHTTCVIPGYTAVLSGKLKEKSSWNVLVGPQEAAGIPAFAKANFA
- a CDS encoding methyltetrahydrofolate cobalamin methyltransferase; amino-acid sequence: MILIGERINGMFKDIGKAVQEWDPQPLQEWAKKQEAAGAHYLDINTGPNAEDQVKTLKWMAEAVQEVTNLPLCLDCTNFDAIEAALPVLKRPGMINSCKCEQEEIDRLFPLAVNYNAAIIGLCMTNKGVPKSAEDRAAFAMELVANADAYGLPFEDLYLDPIALPVNVAQEHAVEVLETIRQIKLLSNPAPRTTIGLSNVSQKTPHRPLINRTFATMAMAAGLDSAILDVMDDMMVDAIATGRLVLNKDIYCDSYQKVFRQHS
- a CDS encoding acetyl-CoA decarbonylase/synthase complex subunit delta, with the protein product MAVQILKERNTGKINTVTIGATKEQGGTRTSVVTVGGDAALPFLHFEGEMPHKPVIAMEVQSRVPAQWNDVLKQPFADVLGDPAAWAKKCVDLYGAELIYLKLSGADPDLENQSPEECVSIVKSVLAAVGVPLIVVGCGNEDKDNVVLPAVAEAAAGENLLIGVAEQENYKSVVAAAMVHKHNVIALTPCDINICKQLNILITEMGLGLDHVVVDPGAGGLGYGIEYTYSILERGRLGALQGDKMLSTPVIATVGYEAWRAKEANAPAGDFPAWGEQSERGILWEAMTATALLQGGVHILVMRHPEAVSLVRKNIGELMVPQAV
- a CDS encoding ASKHA domain-containing protein; the protein is MYEITIDGGQKTIRCSCDQTLLRALTDAGIILEANCGGKGTCGKCKVRLLRGQVGDSKGMPLGSETGNIYTACQVYPRGDITIALNPTAASAKGSMTVRPDDDGRPLLCKTVIAPEYPTLEKRHSLQEMIGRACNAPERVAAAGIMRQLAEVAAAKASRITVVTMDDAVIAVEPGDTIEALFGVAIDIGTTTVAGMLVDINAQRIVATHSATNPQAAFGADVISRIESCSAPGGLEALATAVRRCLNEIIAVLCHSASIPPDQVYAVVIAGNTTMGHLLLGISPRSLAVKPYEAVFRQIEPFSPSMIGLNINSCGKVIMLPNIASFIGSDTTAAIVATEQDVSPDQVLLVDLGTNGEIVLGNRDKLWACATAAGPAFEGAHIRDGMRAATGAIVDVSIDNNGVRVKTVGDGKPAGICGSGLVKAIAELIKTGIIMPSGRFNADAKKDLCPEVAERLRINAGHSEFVLVEAADSATGAAIAVTQADIRQVQLAKAAICTGIEILLDKARPAAALPVLLAGAFGNYIDIDSALTIGLIPGVCREQIKPVGNAAGAGAVRALMSREVLARCERIAGEVAFVELAAQPNFQKMFLANLDFSR
- a CDS encoding CooT family nickel-binding protein — encoded protein: MCNINAYYCEDGREELLMESVEKVTPNDTKVCLENIYGQRVTINGRIKEVSLLHQRITIERIRMAKPGKNQEDIDENCLVQPHKPDIAS
- a CDS encoding ASKHA domain-containing protein, giving the protein MEKCSVLFQPDNKKVSVAVGADLLTVARLAGASLKCGCGGEGTCGKCLVRVVSGRTETEGPPARDGLSVACRTFVAGDLVVEVPAASRLDGQQVLIDLPANGYAAYQAFSLDPFCKKISLALTPPSLLDATGDADRLALEFKRATGLDISFGLAELRALPAALRAGNWNIDVTYASSGGAATAIAVEPHDAAKGLWGLAVDVGTTTVAAYLVDLATGRIAGKAGSHNRQAAYGDDVITRIIYTDETVGGLTDLQRAIVATINDLAVALAERRRVALSDIRAVVAAGNTTMTHLFLGMPPANIRLEPYVPAACHFPLVTAGELGLDIHPQAVICCLPAVASYVGGDIVAGVTVNGMAAGEPLTLFLDIGTNGEMVLGNRDWLVSCACSAGPAFEGAGITHGMRAVPGAIAGVVIDKETYEVSYKTIDGKPPQGLCGSGLIDALAKLRQAGVIDRAGQLQQDLPTPRLRHGQAGREFVLAWAEEAAGIDIVLAEADIKNLLRAKAAVYAGVRSLLKMVDLDLEAIERVYIAGGFGSYLNIADAVNIGLLPDLPAAEYAFLGNTSLQGAYAALTSAAALAAAEEQAGRLTYIELSAGNLFMEEFISALFLPHTDLGLFPSVADDPMKTQEESKWQSR
- the acsB gene encoding acetyl-CoA decarbonylase/synthase complex subunit alpha/beta — encoded protein: MSTVLFKATYDGAIIATSYAQILLEKAIKEHGADTPVKYPDTAYRLPVITALSGDEVNVLGDLPPILNRIRTTHIREDLTFDNAKLAGEATHYAADIIEALRYLNGAKPEEAPWTGFLTDPILRKFGVPLVDNTIPGVAVIIGKARTSKEAAKLIKNLQSKGLMIFLVNDIIEQLLEENVKLGVDYIAFPLGNFTQAIHAVNFAYRAGLAFGGIKPGAREEALAYQARRVFAFVLALGELDEVRIAAEMGAIGMGFPVVTDQPLAEEIPDWFVSEPDYDKMVKLALELRGIKLKIVDIPVPITVGPAFEGETIRRADAHLEFGGGKTTAFELVRMVGPDEIEDGKITVIGPEITDIDEGDRLPLGLIVDIYGRKMQEDFEGVLERRIHYFVNYGEGLWHVAQRDLAWIRIAKTAAAAGFKIRDLGEILIAKFKSDYPAIVDRVQVTLLTDQALVEEKIKAAREKYVARDARLKGLTDDAVDTFYSCILCQSFAPNHVCIVTPERVGLCGAVSWLDAKASNEITPTGPNQPIAKGECLDAEKGMWQNVNEYLYNASNRTLEEVNLYTLMDRPMTSCGCFEAILAITPEANGVMVTTREFAGDTPCGMSFSTLAGSVGGGLQSPGFMGIGRRYIVSNKFITADGGIARIVWMPKELKEFLRADFTEQAVKQGLGEDFIDKIADETVGCTVDEILPFLEEKGHPALTMDPIM
- a CDS encoding AAA family ATPase, with translation MAKQIAVAGKGGTGKTTFTSLLIRYLIENGKGPILAVDADPNANLNEALGVERGQTIADIIAQTKGAKGLPAGMTQEVFIEYKLQASMVETKDVDLLVMGGPDGPGCYCFPNNILRKHLSGLADSYAYVVMDNEAGMEHISRRVTSDIDVLFVVSDASARAIRSAGRVRELVESLKTPVKEVYLIITKTQAGDLAALEKEIAATGLTLIGTIPYDGEVARYDLEGRPLFTLPAEAAAVGAVNGILQKIRI